The proteins below come from a single Maylandia zebra isolate NMK-2024a linkage group LG23, Mzebra_GT3a, whole genome shotgun sequence genomic window:
- the LOC101482170 gene encoding DNA repair protein RAD50 isoform X3, giving the protein MTVDGRRVSRSVKCGDLHQEVTSALGVSKSVLNDVIFCHQEESNWPLSEDRVLKEKFDSIFNVTKYNKARSKMHELRLKQSRRVEQCQAELFYLEKNKEKAQHLRDNVAQKQADLRASQNLILHIENQIDPLETLLSDIKMKLENVTKLENETKALDSLRKQMEEHNKELEETMEEVFQGSDEQLQHTYDNHQRTVMEKEQKLQQHQEELQTFDQEYQRLTRETNDLLVEKVRLQHEAERHTKNTEDRDSLVHSLSSCLEMEGYDQLPFTVSQLESFYHQVTHRLEQENERVSQLLAELQKLEQQKQQSVDEMRDRKTYMERTVEMKRDERQKKQQELKNITEELQRLQDSCSRLQELENKLAEVEREDAVQSSSVEELKAEVEELQEEKAELDCTQRQLDEEMETLNMHTAALTQMDILKKGKAEMEEQILQIRSRHCEDLVSLLGHFPNKKELEDWVSSKSKEISSTRDRLTKLKMDLASNEQNKSHITAELLKKELQLATDEEKFLNVCSSRDLEQDLSNLQRELDEIFKTKALLAGTKVVYTQFISELSEHREPCCPVCRRSFPSESEVQEVVRVLQSKLHLVPEKLKITEQDLERTERRREEIVALRPVREAIVQFQENELPALRKRLQTVDREAERLKGDVEEQEALLAVLRSEEEKAKDCLQGISLMDSYLRNLEEVERKIDQQASKLQEVNLDNTFQQLSQDKHETQDQLDTTYSTIVRKHKQIQDQQEQIQRLKSAAIEMRDEQLQLIRDKQKQQHLEELSAEITARMEALTTEIREGNEELCPLSAALEKLQQEKQKLVEQKKQREEEEQKKIRNTEERLKEITALQRDVTKYVDEGRDKFKEDKESEYRAAMTQLQEAERNKERISTEMGNIQQDIDTQKVKERCLWDNLTLRKHVNKLKNMAAKREALQEELSYMQVSLLQRQHEEEESKLAELRSERSREQGAQKPLEEQILEYSKQLEEDQYGKAEELHRNKMIEMRTTQLLSKDLKLYEEALDQAIVKFHSMKMDEINQNIRDLWRSTYRGQDIEYIEIRSEVEERSERRRSYNYRVVMMRGDADVNMRGRCSAGQKVLASLIIRLALAEAFCLDCGILALDEPTTNLDRENIESLADALVEIIRTRSQQRHFQLLIITHDEDFVQLLVRSGCIQHFYRISKNQDQNSKITKQSTAFLSV; this is encoded by the exons atgactgt GGATGGAAGGAGGGTGAGCAGGTCTGTTAAGTGTGGCGACCTGCACCAGGAGGTAACTTCTGCGCTGGGTGTATCAAAGTCAGTGTTGAACGACGTCATCTTCTGTCACCAGGAAGAGTCTAACTGGCCACTTAGTGAAGACAGAGTTCTCAAAGAAAAGTTTGACTCCATCTTCAATGTAACCAA GTATAACAAAGCGAGGTCAAAGATGCATGAGCTGCGTTTGAAGCAAAGTCGGAGAGTGGAACAGTGTCAGGCAGAGCTGTTTTACCTGGAGAAAAACAAGGAGAAGGCCCAGCATCTTAGAGACAATGTAGCCCAAAAACAGGCTGATCTGAGGGCCTCACAAAATCTGATCCTGCACATAGAGAACCAGATCGATCCACTTGAG ACACTGCTGAGCgacataaaaatgaaacttgAAAATGTGACGAAGCTAGAAAATGAAACCAAAGCTCTGGACAGCTTGAGGAAACAGATGGAGGAGCACAACAAGGAGCTGGAGGAAACTATGGAAGAG gtgtttcaggGTTCAGACGAGCAGCTACAGCATACTTACGATAACCACCAGAGGACAGTGATGGAGAAGGAGCAGAAGCTGCAACAGCACCAGGAGGAGCTGCAGACCTTTGACCAAGAATACCAGAGACTGACCAGAGAAACGAATGATCTGCTGGTAGAAAAAG tTCGTCTACAACATGAAGCTGAACGTCACACTAAGAACACCGAGGACCGCGACAGCCTg GTCCACTCTTTGTCATCCTGTCTGGAGATGGAGGGTTATGACCAGCTGCCCTTTACCGTTTCTCAACTCGAGAGCTTTTACCATCAAGTCACACAcaggctggagcaggaaaatgAGAGAGTCAGTCAGCTCTTA GCAGAGCTGCAGAAACTggagcagcagaagcagcagtcTGTTGATGAAATGAGGGACAGGAAGACGTACATGGAGAGAACGGTAGAGATGAAAAGAGACGAGcggcaaaagaagcagcaagagCTGAAAAACATCACAGAAGAGCTGCAACGACTGCAGGATTCATGTAGTCGACTGCAAGAGCTGGAAAATAAACTGGCTGAAGTG gAGCGTGAGGATGCAGTTCAGAGCTCCAGCGTGGAGGAGCTGAAGGCCGAGGTCGAGGAGCTCCAGGAAGAAAAGGCTGAACTCGACTGCACACAGAGACAGCTCGACGAAGAGATGGAGACACTCAACATGCACACAGCTGCACTCACACAGATGGACATACTGAAAAAGGGCAAA GCCGAGATGGAGGAGCAGATTCTTCAGATCCGGTCTCGTCACTGTGAGGATCTGGTGTCTCTATTGGGCCACTTTCCAAACAAGAAAGAGCTGGAGGACTGGGTCTCTTCCAAGTCAAAGGAAATCAGCAGCACCAGGGACAGACTTACAAAGCTCAA AATGGACTTGGCATCAAATGAGCAGAATAAAAGCCACATTACTGCTGAGCtgctgaagaaggagctgcagtTAGCCACAGATGAAGAGAAGTTCTTGAATGTTTGCAGCAGTCGAGATCTGGAGCAGGACCTGAGCAACCTGCAGAGAGAGCTGGACGAGATATTCAAGACAAAAG CTCTACTAGCTGGAACTAAAGTGGTGTACACCCAGTTCATCAGCGAGCTGAGCGAGCACAGGGAGCCCTGCTGCCCCGTGTGCCGACGATCGTTTCCCTCAGAGTCTGAGGTGCAGGAAGTTGTCAGAGTCTTGCAGTCTAAACTACACCTGGTGCCAGAGAAACTGAAGATCACTGAGCAGGACCTggagaggacagagaggaggagagaggagataGTGGCTCTCAGGCCTGTGAG GGAGGCCATTGTGCAGTTTCAGGAAAATGAGCTGCCAGCATTGAGGAAGCGGCTGCAGACTGTGGACAGAGAAGCTGAGAGGCTGAAGggtgatgtggaggagcaggaggCTCTGCTCGCCGTCCTGAGGTCTGAGGAGGAAAAAGCCAAAGACTGCCTGCAGGGCATTTCCCTCATGGACTCATACCTG AGAAACCTTGAAGAGGTGGAAAGGAAAATTGATCAGCAGGCATCCAAACTCCAGGAAGTAAACCTGGACAACACATTTCAGCAGCTCAGTCAGGACAAACATGAAACTCAGGACCAGCTCGACACCA CTTACAGCACAATTGTGCGTAAACATAAACAGATCCAGGACCAGCAGGAGCAGATTCAGAGGCTGAAAAGTGCAGCGATAGAGATGAGAGACGAGCAGCTTCAGCTGATCAGagacaaacagaagcagcagcacctggaGGAGCTGAGTGCAGAGATCACTGCTAGGATGGAGGCCTTAACCACAGAGATCAGG GAGGGAAATGAAGAACTGTGCCCTCTATCAGCTGCTCtggagaagctgcagcaggAAAAGCAAAAGCTGGTGGAGCAGAagaagcagagagaggaagaagagcagaAGAAG ATTCGTAACACTGAGGAGAGACTGAAGGAAATCACTGCTTTGCAAAGAGACGTCACTAAATATGTTGATGAGGGAAGAGACAAATTCAAAGAG GACAAAGAGTCAGAGTATCGAGCAGCAATGACTCAGCTCCAAGAGGCTGAGAGGAATAAAGAGAGGATCAGCACAGAGATGGGAAACATCCAGCAGGACATAGACACTCAAAAG GTCAAAGAGCGCTGCTTATGGGACAACCTGACCTTGAGAAAGCACGTTAATAAGCTGAAGAACATGGCGGCCAAACGTGAGGCTCTGCAGGAAGAACTGAGCTACATGCAAGTCTCGCTGCTTCAGCG ACAACATGAGGAAGAGGAAAGCAAGCTGGCCGAACTGAGGAGCGAGCGCAGTCGGGAGCAGGGCGCACAGAAACCCCTGGAGGAGCAGATACTGGAATACAG caaacagctggaggaagatCAGTACGGCAAAGCCGAGGAGCTCCACAGAAACAAGATGATTGAGATGAGAACCACACAGCTGCTCAGCAAAGACCTGAAACTCTACGAAGAGGCTCTAGATCA AGCCATCGTGAAGTTCCACAGCATGAAGATGGATGAGATCAACCAGAACATCAGAGACCTGTGGCGCAGCACCTACAGGGGTCAAG ATATCGAGTACATCGAGATCAGGTCTGAGGTGGAGGAGAGGTCGGAGAGGCGGAGGAGCTACAACTACAGAGTAGTGATGATGAGAGGAGACGCAGACGTGAATATGAGAGGGCGCTGCAGTGCCGGTCAGAAG gtGCTGGCATCCCTGATCATCCGGCTCGCTCTGGCAGAGGCCTTCTGTCTTGACTGTGGAATCCTGGCCCTGGATGAGCCCACCACCAACCTGGACCGGGAGAACATCGAGTCCCTGGCAGACGCTCTCGTAGA GATCATCAGGACTCGCTCTCAGCAGCGTCACTTCCAGCTGCTGATCATCACTCATGACGAGGACTTTGTGCAGCTGCTGGTTCGGTCCGGGTGCATCCAGCACTTCTACCGCATCAGCAAGAACCAGGACCAGAACTCAAAGATCACAAAGCAGAGCACAGCCTTCCTCTCTGTGTGA